Proteins encoded together in one Arachis duranensis cultivar V14167 unplaced genomic scaffold, aradu.V14167.gnm2.J7QH unplaced_Scaffold_73212, whole genome shotgun sequence window:
- the LOC127744644 gene encoding cytochrome c oxidase subunit 3 → MIESQRHSYHLVDPSPWPISGSLGALATTVGGVMYMHSFQGGATLLSLGLLFILYTMFVWWRDVLRESTLEGHHTKVVQLGPRYGSIPFIVSEVMFLFAFFRASSHSSLAPTVEIGGIWPPKGIEVLDPREIPFLNTPILLSSGAAVTWAHHAILAGKEKRAVYALVATVSLALVFTGFQGMEYYQAPFTISDSIYGSTFFLATGFHGFHVIIGTLFLIICGIRQYLGHLTKEHHVGFEAAAWYWHFVDVVRLFLFVSIYWWGGI, encoded by the coding sequence ATGATTGAATCTCAGAGGCATTCTTATCATTTGGTAGATCCAAGTCCATGGCCGATTTCGGGTTCACTCGGAGCTTTGGCAACCACCGTAGGAGGTGTGATGTACATGCACTCATTTCAAGGGGGTGCAACACTTCTAAGTTTGGGCCTTCTATTTATCCTATATACCATGTTTGTATGGTGGCGCGATGTTCTACGTGAATCCACGTTGGAAGGACATCATACCAAAGTCGTACAATTAGGACCTCGATATGGTTCTATTCCGTTCATCGTATCGGAGGTTATGttcctttttgctttttttcgggcttcttctcattcttctttggCACCTACGGTAGAGATCGGAGGTATTTGGCCCCCAAAAGGGATTGAGGTTTTAGATCCTCGGGAAATCCCCTTTCTTAATACCCCTATTCTCCTTTCATCCGGAGCAGCCGTAACTTGGGCTCATCATGCTATACTCGCGGGGAAGGAAAAACGAGCAGTTTACGCTTTAGTAGCTACCGTTTCACTGGCTCTAGTATTCACTGGCTTTCAAGGAATGGAATATTATCAAGCACCCTTCACTATTTCAGATAGTATTTATGGTTCTACCTTTTTCTTAGCAACTGGCTTTCATGGTTTTCATGTGATTATAGGTACTCTTTTCTTGATCATATGTGGTATTCGCCAATATCTTGGTCATCTGACCAAGGAGCATCACGTTGGCTTTGAAGCAGCTGCATGGTACTGGCATTTTGTAGACGTGGTTCGGTTATTCCTATTTGTCTCTATCTATTGGTGGGGAGGTATATGA
- the LOC127744646 gene encoding NADH-ubiquinone oxidoreductase chain 3 — translation MSEFAPICISLVISLLVSLIPLGVPFPFASNSWTYPEKLSAYECGFDPFGDARSRFDIRFYLVSILFIIPDPEVTFSFPWAVPPNKIDPFGSWSMMAFLLILTIGSLYEWKRGASDRE, via the coding sequence ATGTCAGAATTTGCACCTATTTGTATCTCTTTAGTGATCAGTCTGCTAGTTTCTTTGATCCCACTCGGTGTTCCTTTTCCCTTTGCTTCCAATAGTTGGACCTATCCAGAAAAATTGTCGGCCTACGAATGTGGTTTCGATCCTTTCGGTGATGCCAGAAGTCGTTTCGATATACGATTttatcttgtttcaattttatttattattcctGATCCGGAAGTCACcttttcctttccttgggcAGTACCTCCCAACAAGATTGATCCGTTTGGATCTTGGTCTATGATGgcctttttattgattttgacgATTGGATCTCTCTATGAATGGAAAAGGGGTGCTTCGGATCGGGAGTAA
- the LOC127744645 gene encoding ribosomal protein S12, mitochondrial: MPTLNQLIRHGREEKRRTDRTRASDQCPQKQGVRPRVSTRTPKKPNSAPRKIAKVRLSNRHDIFAHIPGEGHNSQEHSMVLIRGGRVKDLPGVKSHCIRGVKDLLGIPDRRRGRSKYGAEKPKSI, from the coding sequence ATGCCTACATTAAATCAATTGATTCGTCATGGTAGAGAAGAAAAACGGCGCACGGACCGTACTAGAGCTTCGGATCAATGTCCCCAGAAGCAAGGAGTACGCCCGCGTGTTTCAACGAGAACACCGAAAAAACCTAATTCAGCTCCACGTAAGATAGCCAAAGTACGATTGAGCAATCGACATGATATATTTGCTCACATTCCGGGCGAAGGTCATAATTCGCAGGAACATTCTATGGTCTTAATAAGAGGAGGTAGAGTGAAAGATTTGCCAGGTGTGAAATCCCATTGTATTCGAGGAGTAAAGGATTTGTTGGGAATTCCGGATCGAAGAAGAGGCAGATCCAAATATGGTGCAGAAAAACCCAAATCGATATGA